Proteins encoded in a region of the Mucispirillum schaedleri ASF457 genome:
- a CDS encoding thioredoxin domain-containing protein, which yields MENILNKEKSLYLARHAHNPVHWQPWNDKVFSMAKKLNKPVFVSIGYSSCHWCRVMEKESFEDEETAKILNEKYIPVKVDKDEYPDIDKEYQFYIQSTGDAGGWPLSVFLTPDKEPFFAGTYFPKEKNSAKPAFKTILESINSVFHNKYDEIEKVINTRKEFITSFNQINKPLISEDKIKEYRKNEFIKIFDPVYFGFRVGVKFPYIPSMMYLLDNFQEKEYAAFLINTADKICTMGLCDHLFGGFFRYTVDRMWQMPHFEKMLSDNAQISSFLIQLYRKTGNRLYLFTAQKAIDFVMYGSIRTDYGYLDSLDADSPNNNGDYEEGYFYKVTDRDFTVLNEKELKNFPNEAGVHNGVIYFKHKEYIKAAALDVSLKKAADRISTIKSHPEPDNKAVSGHNFMFCTTLLNMYEAENEPYELEQALALYHKLRHLVVYDSKVYRGLYAVEDEINKVMQANSDKDNIYLEEYIINHRVLSDHVYYLEATLKFYEITNENEFLLIAKNIIKEIENTFVKDGIPYLDTSHRIIDSFDDDKPNPVGLYLYLINKYGLQLNMQADKQLIAYAEDRAARFPTGHPTMIRALELINK from the coding sequence ATGGAAAATATTTTAAATAAAGAAAAATCACTTTATCTTGCAAGACATGCCCATAATCCAGTCCACTGGCAGCCTTGGAATGATAAAGTATTTAGCATGGCAAAAAAATTAAATAAACCCGTCTTTGTAAGCATAGGTTATTCTTCGTGCCACTGGTGCAGGGTAATGGAAAAAGAATCATTTGAAGATGAAGAAACAGCAAAAATATTAAATGAAAAATATATTCCTGTAAAAGTAGATAAAGATGAATACCCTGATATAGATAAAGAATATCAGTTCTATATCCAGTCAACTGGTGATGCTGGCGGCTGGCCTTTATCTGTTTTTCTAACTCCAGATAAAGAGCCTTTTTTTGCAGGAACTTATTTTCCAAAAGAAAAAAACAGTGCAAAGCCTGCATTTAAAACTATACTGGAAAGCATAAATAGTGTATTTCATAATAAATATGATGAAATAGAAAAAGTAATAAATACAAGAAAAGAATTTATTACATCATTTAATCAGATAAATAAACCACTTATCTCAGAAGATAAAATAAAAGAATACAGAAAAAATGAATTTATAAAAATTTTTGACCCTGTATATTTTGGTTTTAGAGTTGGTGTAAAATTCCCTTATATTCCATCTATGATGTATCTTCTTGATAACTTTCAGGAAAAAGAGTATGCAGCTTTTTTGATTAATACTGCGGATAAAATATGCACTATGGGGCTTTGCGACCACCTTTTTGGCGGTTTTTTCAGATATACAGTAGACAGAATGTGGCAGATGCCGCATTTTGAAAAAATGCTTTCTGATAATGCTCAAATATCATCATTTTTAATACAGCTTTACAGAAAAACTGGTAACAGGCTTTATTTATTTACTGCTCAAAAAGCCATAGATTTTGTAATGTATGGCTCTATTAGAACTGATTATGGATATTTAGACAGTCTTGATGCTGATTCGCCAAATAATAATGGCGACTATGAAGAAGGATACTTTTATAAAGTAACTGACAGGGATTTTACAGTTTTAAATGAAAAAGAATTAAAAAACTTTCCTAATGAAGCAGGAGTTCATAATGGTGTGATATATTTTAAACATAAAGAATATATAAAAGCTGCCGCTCTTGATGTATCTTTAAAAAAAGCAGCTGACAGAATAAGCACTATTAAATCACATCCTGAACCTGATAACAAAGCTGTAAGCGGACATAACTTTATGTTCTGCACTACCCTTTTAAATATGTATGAAGCAGAAAATGAACCTTATGAACTTGAGCAGGCACTTGCTCTTTATCATAAACTCCGTCATTTAGTAGTCTATGACAGTAAAGTATATAGAGGACTTTATGCTGTAGAAGATGAAATAAATAAAGTTATGCAGGCAAATTCTGATAAAGATAATATATATTTAGAAGAATATATTATTAACCACAGAGTATTATCTGACCATGTATATTATCTTGAAGCAACTTTAAAATTTTATGAAATAACAAACGAAAATGAATTTCTTTTAATCGCAAAAAATATTATAAAAGAAATAGAAAATACTTTTGTTAAAGATGGTATCCCTTATTTAGATACCAGTCATAGAATAATAGACAGCTTTGATGATGATAAGCCAAACCCAGTTGGATTATATTTATATTTAATCAATAAATATGGCTTACAATTAAATATGCAGGCAGATAAACAGCTTATTGCTTATGCAGAAGACAGAGCAGCCAGATTTCCAACAGGACACCCTACAATGATTAGAGCATTAGAATTAATTAATAAATAA
- a CDS encoding GmrSD restriction endonuclease domain-containing protein: MDELFTRYMYYKRAKQKISNTTVEGLRKFYEKNNYELLCSEDTFNDLEFLADFWLKIYRQDDCFSKRILQKLFVLKYSPNSMWTYLVTTYFFKYKNKNNELDEKDFCFFLDKIIAFIFGYSLIKPGISALKIPVFAELVNIINNSQIDFKRHRINKELIAQMFADYNTFTNNRPITKSMLAWWAFYQKEQKIFDSDKSFHIEHIYAKKRYDIDGDLQNKKNIELIGNKILLENYVNIRAADYRFKEKKIYYQGYTTNDGVQKEGTGIEEFQILMTKEDFNEKDIIDRTDEIRDSFINYLEKMNLIES; encoded by the coding sequence ATGGATGAGCTATTTACACGCTACATGTATTATAAAAGAGCTAAACAAAAAATTAGCAATACAACAGTTGAAGGATTACGCAAATTTTATGAAAAAAACAACTATGAACTATTATGCAGTGAAGATACTTTTAATGATTTAGAATTTTTAGCTGATTTTTGGTTAAAGATATACAGACAAGATGATTGTTTTTCTAAGAGAATATTACAAAAATTATTTGTTTTAAAATACTCCCCTAATAGTATGTGGACATATTTAGTTACAACTTATTTTTTTAAATATAAAAATAAAAATAATGAATTAGATGAGAAAGATTTTTGTTTCTTTTTAGATAAAATAATTGCATTTATTTTTGGTTATTCATTAATAAAACCAGGAATAAGTGCATTAAAAATTCCAGTATTTGCTGAATTAGTAAATATTATAAATAATAGTCAAATTGATTTTAAAAGACATAGAATTAATAAAGAATTAATTGCTCAAATGTTTGCTGACTATAATACATTTACTAATAATAGACCAATTACTAAATCAATGCTTGCATGGTGGGCATTTTATCAGAAAGAGCAAAAAATATTTGATTCAGATAAAAGTTTTCATATAGAGCATATTTATGCTAAAAAAAGGTATGATATAGATGGTGATTTACAGAATAAAAAGAATATTGAACTAATTGGTAATAAAATATTACTTGAAAATTATGTAAATATTAGAGCCGCAGATTATAGATTTAAAGAAAAAAAAATATATTATCAAGGGTATACTACTAATGATGGGGTACAAAAGGAAGGTACTGGAATTGAAGAATTTCAAATATTAATGACTAAAGAAGATTTTAATGAAAAAGATATTATTGATAGAACAGATGAAATTAGAGATTCTTTTATAAATTATTTAGAAAAAATGAATCTAATAGAAAGTTAA
- a CDS encoding Fic family protein, giving the protein MYHLDKINITDNMETVSILKKVNIANKKLAELKGIVKTIPNEKILINFIFLQEAKDSSAIENIITTHDELYKQFIFDKSQHIAAKEVENYVEALYSGYDIIKNTELLTINGICEIQSILERNNAGIRSQSGTKILNAATGKVIYEPPQTKQEIEILFADLENFINNDALYPELDNLIKMAIIHYQFEKIHPFFDGNGRTGRIINVLYLTLKKLLDSPVLYLSKYIIENKQEYYSKIDYVTKTNDYEPYILFMLDAVYETSCHTISIVEKISKTMMEVKHKIRDELKLNYYSQELINALFYMPYTKIAFIEEYLNITRRTSAKYLNELCEYNILSKHKLGNNVYYINETLANILSNT; this is encoded by the coding sequence GTGTATCATTTGGATAAAATAAATATTACAGATAATATGGAAACAGTATCCATATTAAAAAAAGTTAATATTGCAAATAAAAAGCTTGCAGAGCTTAAAGGTATTGTGAAAACAATTCCTAATGAAAAAATATTGATTAACTTCATATTTTTACAGGAAGCTAAAGACAGCTCTGCTATTGAAAATATTATTACAACACATGATGAACTTTATAAACAGTTTATTTTTGATAAATCACAACATATTGCAGCAAAAGAAGTAGAAAATTATGTAGAAGCACTATACAGTGGCTATGATATTATTAAAAATACTGAGCTTTTAACAATAAATGGAATATGTGAAATTCAGTCTATACTTGAAAGAAATAATGCTGGAATTAGAAGTCAAAGTGGAACTAAAATATTAAATGCTGCAACAGGTAAAGTTATTTATGAACCACCACAAACAAAACAGGAAATAGAAATATTATTTGCTGACTTAGAAAACTTTATTAATAATGATGCTTTATATCCAGAACTTGATAATCTTATTAAAATGGCAATAATTCATTATCAGTTTGAAAAAATTCATCCTTTTTTTGACGGTAATGGCAGAACTGGTCGTATTATCAATGTGCTATACTTAACTTTAAAAAAACTTTTAGACAGTCCAGTTTTATATTTAAGTAAATATATTATAGAAAATAAGCAGGAATATTACAGTAAAATTGATTATGTTACAAAAACAAATGATTATGAACCATATATATTATTTATGCTTGATGCAGTTTATGAAACTTCATGCCATACTATCAGTATTGTTGAGAAAATATCAAAAACAATGATGGAAGTAAAACATAAAATAAGAGATGAATTAAAACTCAATTACTATTCTCAGGAACTTATAAATGCTCTTTTTTATATGCCATATACAAAAATTGCATTTATAGAAGAATATTTAAATATTACTAGAAGAACATCAGCTAAATATTTAAACGAATTATGTGAATATAATATTTTATCTAAACATAAATTAGGCAATAATGTATATTATATAAATGAAACATTAGCTAATATATTATCTAATACATAA
- a CDS encoding DDE-type integrase/transposase/recombinase — MNKVIITEEMRFRQRLCEYALKKGATKAARKYQVNRMFVYRHLKKYDGTVQSLSFKSRRPRTSPNKHSKEELDLIFNTYAEHGLYGNAEVYVRLLEIGYNRSFGSMCMQIRKKGLKSLNKSKKSYTRYEPITGQYIGDKVQIDIKYVPQECIMFSSYGKKYYQITAIDEYSRMRVLEIVEEKSTFETGKFLDELENKFGFPLKTIQVDNGYEFVNDKEVTNKKSYFEETAEKKGYTIKRIRPYSPWQNGKVERSHREDGKILYANNKFYSKDELIKALKKHEDRYNNTAKTCLNFKSPYEIVIENKLLLDLY; from the coding sequence ATGAATAAAGTGATAATAACAGAAGAAATGCGATTTCGTCAACGGTTATGTGAGTATGCATTAAAAAAAGGAGCAACGAAAGCAGCCCGCAAATATCAAGTGAACCGTATGTTTGTATACAGGCATTTAAAGAAATATGATGGAACAGTTCAGAGTTTATCTTTTAAAAGTCGTAGACCAAGAACCAGTCCAAATAAGCATAGTAAAGAAGAGCTTGATTTAATATTTAACACATATGCCGAGCATGGTTTGTATGGTAATGCGGAGGTATATGTCAGACTTCTAGAAATTGGTTATAATCGTAGTTTTGGCAGTATGTGTATGCAGATAAGGAAGAAAGGCTTAAAGTCATTAAACAAGTCAAAAAAGAGCTATACAAGATATGAACCAATAACAGGTCAGTATATAGGCGACAAGGTTCAGATAGATATAAAATATGTTCCACAGGAATGTATAATGTTTTCCAGCTATGGTAAAAAATATTATCAGATAACAGCGATAGATGAATACAGCAGAATGAGAGTATTAGAAATAGTAGAAGAAAAAAGCACATTTGAAACAGGTAAGTTTTTAGACGAACTGGAAAATAAATTTGGCTTTCCACTAAAAACAATTCAAGTGGATAATGGCTATGAGTTTGTAAATGATAAGGAAGTTACAAACAAGAAAAGCTATTTTGAAGAGACAGCTGAAAAGAAAGGATATACTATTAAACGAATAAGACCTTATTCACCTTGGCAGAATGGAAAGGTGGAAAGAAGTCATAGAGAGGATGGAAAAATTTTATATGCAAATAATAAATTCTATTCCAAAGATGAATTAATTAAGGCTCTTAAAAAGCATGAAGATAGATATAATAATACTGCTAAAACATGCTTAAATTTTAAATCTCCATATGAGATTGTTATTGAAAATAAATTATTGCTTGATTTATATTAA
- a CDS encoding DDE-type integrase/transposase/recombinase, which produces MNKVIITEEMRFRQRLCEYALKKGATKAARKYQVNRMFVYRHLKKYDGTVQSLSFKSRRPRTSPNKHSKEELDLIFNTYAEHGLYGNAEVYVRLLEIGYNRSFGSMCMQIRKKGLKSLNKSKKSYTRYEPITGQYIGDKVQIDIKYVPQECIMFSSYGKKYYQITAIDEYSRMRILEIVEEKSTFETGKFLDELESKFGFPLKTIQVDNGYEFVNDKEVTNKKSYFEETAEKKGYTIKRIRPYSPWQNGKVERSHREDGKILYANNKFYSKDELIKALKQHEDRYNNTAKTCLNFKSPYEIVIENKLLLDLY; this is translated from the coding sequence ATGAATAAAGTGATAATAACAGAAGAAATGCGATTTCGTCAACGGTTATGTGAGTATGCATTAAAAAAAGGAGCAACGAAAGCAGCCCGCAAATATCAAGTGAACCGTATGTTTGTATACAGGCATTTAAAGAAATATGATGGAACAGTTCAGAGTTTATCTTTTAAAAGTCGTAGACCAAGAACCAGTCCAAATAAGCATAGTAAAGAAGAGCTTGATTTAATATTTAACACATATGCCGAACATGGTTTGTATGGTAATGCGGAGGTATATGTCAGACTTCTAGAAATTGGTTATAATCGTAGTTTTGGCAGTATGTGTATGCAGATAAGGAAGAAAGGCTTAAAGTCATTAAACAAGTCAAAAAAGAGCTATACAAGATATGAACCAATAACAGGTCAGTATATAGGCGACAAGGTTCAGATAGATATAAAATATGTTCCACAGGAATGTATAATGTTTTCCAGCTATGGTAAAAAATATTATCAGATAACAGCGATAGATGAATACAGCAGAATGAGAATATTAGAAATAGTAGAAGAAAAAAGCACATTTGAAACAGGTAAGTTTTTAGACGAACTGGAAAGTAAATTTGGCTTTCCACTAAAAACAATTCAAGTGGATAATGGCTATGAGTTTGTAAATGATAAGGAAGTTACAAACAAGAAAAGCTATTTTGAAGAGACAGCTGAAAAGAAAGGATATACTATTAAACGAATAAGACCTTATTCACCTTGGCAGAATGGAAAGGTGGAAAGAAGTCATAGAGAGGATGGAAAAATTTTATATGCAAATAATAAATTCTATTCCAAAGATGAATTAATTAAGGCTCTTAAACAGCATGAAGATAGATATAATAATACTGCTAAAACATGCTTAAATTTTAAATCTCCATATGAGATTGTTATTGAAAATAAATTATTGCTTGATTTATATTAA
- a CDS encoding TlpA family protein disulfide reductase, with protein MKKILLPLLFILLLSVMSGCNKNQNTSSVSSMEILNTESFKSVLQEHNGKVVLVNFFGSWCPPCKAETPDFVQVYEKYKDKSKFVIIGIAVDKNQSDALKFVKDFGITYPVYQADNSLLAYFQINPIPTSFVFDKDGSLLDSMVGYISKDIVEQIAQYGGE; from the coding sequence ATGAAAAAAATATTATTACCACTTTTGTTTATTTTATTGCTTTCTGTCATGTCTGGATGCAATAAAAATCAAAATACAAGTTCAGTATCCAGTATGGAAATACTTAATACTGAAAGTTTTAAATCAGTTTTGCAGGAACATAACGGTAAAGTTGTGCTTGTAAACTTTTTTGGCTCATGGTGCCCGCCTTGTAAAGCAGAAACTCCTGATTTTGTTCAAGTTTATGAAAAATATAAAGATAAAAGCAAGTTTGTAATTATTGGTATTGCTGTTGATAAAAACCAGTCAGATGCACTTAAATTTGTTAAAGATTTTGGCATTACCTATCCTGTCTATCAGGCAGACAACAGTCTTCTTGCATATTTTCAAATAAATCCTATACCTACATCATTTGTGTTTGATAAAGATGGCAGTTTATTAGACAGTATGGTAGGGTATATAAGTAAAGATATAGTTGAACAAATAGCACAATATGGGGGAGAATAG
- a CDS encoding Na+/H+ antiporter NhaC family protein produces the protein MEHINVGFLSILPPIIAIVLALKSKDVVSSLIIGILSGTVIYTFNMPVKDGAAESSFFNKLILSLEYMFTIMADKFNVMMIIFMCILGALVAVVTLAGGARAYGQWASKKVKSPVGAKLATSILGIVIFIDDYFNCLTVGTVMRPVTDQHKISREKLAYLIDAMAAPICIIAPISSWAASILTYLPEDVDRMKLFLTTIPFNFYAILTIVMVILLSIWNLDFGPMAKFERHAKHRKTIDDIKTVSTHTDDFSNRNISEKGKVYDLLIPIFALILFSVLAMLYTGGYFSENKTLFQAFGDTDPTKSLVLGGFGAVIVAFILFLPRKVLNFYDFMDGIVLGVKSMVTACMILAFAWTIKGTCDILSTGEYVSHIVETSNMPVVLIPAIVFLIAALLSFSIGTSWGTFGILIPIMVTVSESVAPELLVINLAATLAGSVFGDHCSPISDTTILSSTGAACSHIDHVTTQIPYASIVASVSLIGFIIAGLTKSWLFSFGAALILLITILIVLNKKNRSLYGDE, from the coding sequence GTGGAACATATTAATGTTGGCTTTTTATCTATTTTACCACCGATTATTGCAATCGTTTTAGCCTTAAAATCAAAAGATGTTGTATCTTCTTTGATTATAGGTATTTTGTCAGGCACAGTTATCTATACATTTAATATGCCAGTTAAAGATGGTGCAGCAGAATCTTCCTTTTTTAATAAACTTATTCTTTCATTAGAATATATGTTTACGATTATGGCAGATAAATTTAATGTTATGATGATTATATTTATGTGTATACTTGGTGCATTAGTGGCAGTTGTTACATTAGCAGGCGGTGCAAGAGCTTACGGACAGTGGGCTTCTAAAAAAGTAAAATCACCTGTTGGTGCAAAACTTGCTACATCTATTTTAGGTATTGTTATATTTATTGATGACTATTTTAACTGCTTAACTGTGGGAACTGTTATGCGTCCAGTTACAGACCAGCATAAAATATCCCGTGAAAAACTTGCATACCTGATAGATGCTATGGCTGCTCCAATATGTATTATTGCCCCTATATCCAGCTGGGCAGCTTCTATTTTAACATATCTTCCAGAAGATGTTGATAGAATGAAACTTTTCTTAACTACTATTCCATTTAACTTTTATGCTATTTTGACTATTGTAATGGTAATTCTGCTTTCTATATGGAATTTAGATTTTGGACCAATGGCAAAATTTGAAAGACATGCAAAACATAGAAAAACTATTGATGATATTAAAACAGTTTCAACCCATACTGATGATTTTTCTAATAGAAATATATCAGAAAAAGGTAAAGTATATGACTTATTAATACCAATATTTGCATTAATATTATTTTCAGTTTTAGCAATGCTTTATACTGGCGGATATTTTAGCGAAAATAAAACATTATTTCAGGCTTTTGGTGATACTGACCCTACAAAATCACTTGTTTTAGGGGGCTTTGGTGCAGTAATAGTTGCTTTTATATTATTTCTGCCACGGAAAGTGCTTAACTTCTATGATTTTATGGATGGTATAGTTCTTGGTGTTAAATCAATGGTAACTGCATGTATGATACTTGCATTTGCATGGACTATTAAAGGAACATGTGATATACTTTCTACTGGTGAATATGTAAGCCATATAGTAGAAACATCAAATATGCCGGTAGTATTAATTCCTGCAATAGTTTTCCTTATTGCTGCCCTGCTTTCTTTTTCAATAGGAACATCATGGGGAACATTTGGTATATTAATACCTATTATGGTAACAGTATCTGAAAGTGTTGCACCAGAACTGCTTGTTATTAACCTTGCAGCTACTCTTGCAGGCTCTGTTTTTGGTGACCACTGCTCGCCTATTTCAGATACAACTATCCTTTCATCAACAGGTGCTGCATGCAGCCATATAGACCATGTTACAACACAAATCCCTTATGCTTCTATTGTTGCGTCAGTATCTCTTATAGGCTTTATTATAGCAGGACTTACAAAAAGCTGGCTGTTTTCATTTGGAGCAGCTTTGATTTTACTTATAACTATACTAATTGTGCTGAATAAAAAAAACAGAAGTTTATATGGTGATGAATAA
- a CDS encoding putative manganese-dependent inorganic diphosphatase, with the protein MNKVFICGHKNPDTDSVASAACYAYLKSQINKEYEFVPIRCGTVNDQTKFIFQKAEAALPAYMKDIYPKVIDSMTTNVVTAEENDPLSKFLRILREKNLRFIPVINKENVYEGMLGVNDVTELFLRDDRAAKPVFSLRADSLRRSLRGTVLNVGELEEFSASVVVATMAYDDFHKHVSNVSNEENTLLITGNRQDILQDAFTKKYPAVIIVGLNEEACKQLDFGNYKGWVFYSPFDSSQTIRCVEMATPIGKLLNKVEPCAPYDYIDSVAEAISKSATKSLPVVSDGKLIGVITGTDILKRKRAKLIMMDHNEATQAIDGIETAELMEIVDHHRLGTIKTSSPVTFYAKPVGSTCTLVYQLFKTYKVDIPRKYALLLLGGMLSDTVIMKSPTTTQDDINAINDLASLCEVDAKEYGVEIFSATDSLTSRSAKDIIGTDFKIFEEYGIRFGISQAETVTLTQLGEVKDKLKNELSNIKENNKLDWMMLLVTDIIKEESQLLTTGFAPAEQILGYKKLEDKLFFLPGVLSRKKQLLPEVSRILEEISK; encoded by the coding sequence ATGAATAAAGTGTTTATCTGCGGTCATAAAAATCCAGATACTGATTCAGTTGCATCAGCTGCTTGCTATGCTTATTTAAAATCACAGATTAATAAAGAATATGAGTTTGTGCCTATAAGGTGCGGCACAGTTAATGACCAGACAAAATTTATATTCCAGAAAGCAGAAGCAGCACTGCCTGCATATATGAAAGATATATATCCAAAAGTCATAGACAGTATGACTACAAATGTTGTTACTGCAGAAGAAAATGACCCACTCTCAAAATTTTTAAGAATTTTAAGAGAAAAAAATCTCCGTTTTATACCTGTAATAAATAAAGAAAATGTATATGAGGGTATGCTTGGAGTAAACGATGTAACAGAGCTTTTTTTAAGAGATGACAGGGCAGCAAAACCAGTATTTTCTTTAAGAGCAGATTCTCTTCGCCGCTCACTTAGGGGCACAGTGCTGAATGTTGGTGAATTAGAAGAATTTTCTGCATCAGTTGTTGTTGCAACAATGGCCTATGATGATTTTCACAAGCATGTATCAAATGTTTCTAATGAAGAAAACACTCTTTTAATTACAGGTAACAGGCAGGATATTCTGCAGGATGCATTTACAAAAAAATATCCTGCTGTTATTATTGTTGGACTTAATGAAGAAGCATGTAAACAGCTTGATTTTGGCAATTATAAAGGCTGGGTGTTTTATTCTCCATTTGATTCATCTCAAACTATACGCTGTGTAGAAATGGCTACCCCTATTGGTAAACTTTTAAATAAAGTAGAGCCATGTGCACCTTATGATTATATAGACAGTGTAGCAGAAGCAATCAGTAAATCAGCTACAAAAAGCCTGCCTGTTGTATCAGATGGTAAATTAATTGGTGTTATTACTGGCACAGATATTTTAAAACGCAAAAGAGCTAAACTTATTATGATGGACCATAATGAAGCTACTCAGGCGATAGACGGCATTGAAACAGCAGAACTTATGGAAATAGTAGACCACCACAGGCTTGGCACTATAAAAACAAGCAGTCCTGTTACATTTTATGCAAAACCTGTTGGCAGCACATGCACACTTGTTTATCAGCTTTTTAAAACATACAAAGTTGATATTCCTAGAAAATATGCACTTCTTCTGCTTGGTGGAATGCTCAGCGATACAGTTATTATGAAATCGCCAACAACAACACAGGATGATATTAATGCTATTAATGATTTAGCATCATTATGTGAAGTAGATGCAAAAGAATATGGTGTAGAGATATTCTCAGCAACAGATTCTCTTACTTCCCGCTCTGCAAAAGATATTATAGGCACAGATTTTAAAATATTTGAAGAATACGGCATTCGTTTTGGTATAAGTCAGGCAGAGACAGTAACATTAACTCAGCTTGGAGAAGTAAAAGACAAATTGAAAAATGAATTATCCAACATAAAGGAAAATAATAAACTTGACTGGATGATGCTGCTTGTTACAGACATTATTAAAGAAGAAAGTCAGCTTTTAACAACAGGCTTTGCTCCAGCTGAACAGATATTAGGCTATAAAAAATTAGAGGATAAACTGTTCTTTCTTCCGGGTGTCCTTTCAAGAAAAAAACAGCTTCTGCCAGAAGTATCAAGAATATTAGAAGAAATCAGCAAATAA
- a CDS encoding HD domain-containing protein, translating to MENLGKLITTARKLNNIGRWANEFLHQRSSVAEHSFSVAQIAQLLGIIEEENGRQIDWKRLYRKALNHDIPEAVMGDVISTTKNSNAEVKKALSIVEETLVEENLLNSISEPYKSIYREIIFDGKDDSIEGLILTAADNLDALIECIQEIKLSNCEPFLEKYTYILDKIKSIDLYSAGYFAQHILPYITNNCDALKDK from the coding sequence ATGGAAAATCTTGGCAAATTGATAACAACTGCTAGAAAGTTAAACAATATTGGCAGGTGGGCAAATGAGTTTTTACATCAAAGGTCATCAGTTGCAGAACATTCTTTTTCTGTTGCACAGATTGCCCAGCTTTTAGGGATAATTGAAGAAGAAAATGGCAGACAGATTGACTGGAAAAGGCTTTATAGAAAAGCCCTAAACCATGATATACCAGAAGCTGTTATGGGTGATGTAATAAGCACTACTAAAAATTCTAATGCAGAAGTAAAAAAAGCATTAAGCATTGTAGAAGAAACTTTGGTAGAAGAAAACCTGCTTAATTCTATCTCTGAGCCTTATAAATCTATATACAGAGAAATTATTTTTGACGGAAAAGATGACAGTATTGAAGGTCTTATTTTGACAGCAGCTGATAATTTAGATGCCTTAATTGAATGTATTCAGGAAATTAAACTTTCAAATTGTGAGCCATTTCTTGAAAAATATACATATATCCTTGATAAAATAAAAAGCATAGACTTATATTCTGCTGGCTATTTCGCTCAGCATATTCTGCCATATATTACAAATAACTGTGATGCTTTAAAAGATAAGTAA
- a CDS encoding Hpt domain-containing protein gives MNELKYDIKKIVEFLGGGIDETIIASLIGIFVSSVNDEFPAFAEAVAADDRSAIHKIGHKLKGSSANLGFEYFRKLCEDLEQHARNDLDFDYKAAFEQLGTEKQSIEEWFDSVKADYGL, from the coding sequence ATGAATGAATTAAAATATGATATTAAAAAAATAGTGGAGTTTCTAGGGGGCGGTATAGATGAAACAATTATTGCTTCTCTTATTGGTATATTTGTTTCATCTGTAAATGATGAATTTCCTGCATTTGCAGAAGCTGTTGCAGCTGATGACAGGTCTGCTATCCACAAAATAGGCCATAAATTAAAAGGCTCATCAGCTAATCTTGGTTTTGAATATTTTAGAAAACTTTGTGAAGATTTAGAGCAGCATGCAAGAAACGATTTAGATTTTGACTACAAAGCTGCATTTGAACAACTTGGCACAGAAAAGCAGTCTATTGAAGAATGGTTTGATTCAGTAAAAGCTGATTACGGCTTATAA